From the Butyrivibrio fibrisolvens genome, one window contains:
- a CDS encoding glycosyltransferase family 2 protein has translation MVTFSLCMIVRDEEKNLRRCLDCLKDLMDEMIIVDTGSTDKTIEIAKSYGASVYNFKWIDDFAAARNYAFSKATCDYIYSADADEVLNKKDIEQFKKLKEVMDISDDEPSIDIVQMYYCGQTSGKGRSVYNFDRELRPKLFRRLRTFIWENPIHEQIRTEPLVFDSDIEIQHMQSEDHASRDLAIFRKAIDNGYVVSSKLLDFYARELYMAGTTEDLKAAEEFMIAVTESENASVEDIRKACLILAKSARISGDVSKLMKFALKEVSSGCASEMCCELGDYYLDNGDPSEASLWFYNAVYEQTPMLDIRAGGDRPLLSLSKCYKLMGNQELSDEYVRKANEWNK, from the coding sequence ATGGTTACATTTAGTTTATGCATGATAGTCAGAGATGAAGAGAAGAATCTTAGAAGGTGCCTTGACTGCCTTAAAGATCTTATGGATGAAATGATCATAGTCGATACTGGTTCTACCGATAAGACAATAGAGATTGCAAAGTCATATGGAGCAAGCGTTTATAATTTTAAGTGGATAGATGATTTTGCTGCAGCAAGGAACTATGCCTTTTCCAAGGCGACCTGTGATTATATCTACAGCGCAGATGCAGATGAAGTGCTAAATAAAAAAGACATAGAACAGTTCAAAAAGCTAAAGGAGGTTATGGACATCTCTGATGATGAGCCTTCGATAGACATAGTACAGATGTACTACTGCGGGCAGACCAGTGGAAAGGGCAGAAGTGTATACAATTTTGACAGAGAGTTAAGACCTAAGCTTTTCAGACGTTTAAGAACATTTATTTGGGAAAATCCTATTCACGAACAGATAAGAACTGAGCCTTTAGTATTTGATTCAGACATTGAAATTCAGCACATGCAGTCAGAAGATCATGCTTCCCGTGATCTTGCCATATTCAGAAAGGCGATTGATAACGGATATGTAGTCTCATCCAAATTACTGGATTTTTATGCCAGAGAACTCTATATGGCGGGAACGACAGAAGATCTAAAGGCAGCAGAAGAGTTTATGATAGCGGTTACAGAAAGTGAAAATGCAAGCGTTGAAGACATAAGGAAAGCCTGTTTGATCCTTGCAAAGAGCGCAAGGATTTCAGGAGATGTAAGTAAGCTTATGAAGTTTGCTCTTAAAGAAGTATCTTCCGGCTGTGCCAGCGAGATGTGCTGTGAACTTGGGGATTACTACCTTGATAACGGGGATCCGTCAGAAGCAAGCCTATGGTTTTATAATGCCGTATACGAGCAGACTCCAATGCTGGATATACGAGCAGGAGGAGACAGACCGCTCTTATCACTTTCAAAGTGTTATAAACTCATGGGCAATCAGGAACTTTCTGATGAGTATGTAAGGAAAGCAAATGAGTGGAATAAATGA
- a CDS encoding Hpt domain-containing protein, translating into MDINKIISQIKEIEGTDIETALSYCADDEEIYVETVQDFIEDDRGSAVNEAFIQEDIDSYHINTHALKNLCYTIGLVPLGDKAKELDDAAKAGDFGYIKAHNDELMKAYTDTVSRLTAILNK; encoded by the coding sequence ATGGACATAAACAAAATAATATCTCAGATAAAAGAAATAGAAGGAACAGACATAGAAACAGCGCTTTCATACTGCGCAGATGATGAAGAAATCTATGTGGAGACAGTGCAGGATTTTATTGAAGATGACAGAGGAAGTGCAGTCAATGAGGCTTTTATACAAGAAGATATAGATTCATATCATATCAACACACATGCACTTAAGAACCTGTGTTACACAATAGGCCTTGTCCCTCTTGGAGACAAAGCCAAAGAACTTGATGATGCAGCTAAGGCCGGAGACTTTGGATATATCAAAGCTCACAATGATGAGCTTATGAAAGCGTACACGGATACGGTAAGCCGCCTTACGGCAATACTTAATAAATAG